From the genome of Actinomycetota bacterium, one region includes:
- a CDS encoding cyclic nucleotide-binding domain-containing protein: MRRRSRSRSLVAVKTVFANFELRRVELAYLLFYIARWGMRVAILVFAYQRGGVEEASLVAVIIEVPAAIVAPMASVIGDEIRRDRALLAGYVAQAAALAGTAGAIYADAPSTVVYGLTAVAAGCMTLTRPVQSALFPMLANSPDQLVAANVVAGSISAAMAFVGPVTSGVLLGLGGAELALAVYGGLLLISAPLVVRLQPHPPQARIGGHPLHEAAAGFRAVARDPDQRLVVGLLLGQSFVRGSVDVLVVVIALELFGLPSSAVGFLASALGAGGLLGAVWGLRLVGRPYLAAAIALGLLVYGFGISAVSLAVVVAMAFATLVGAGSGHALADMAGRTLLQRIVPDPILARVFGVLEGLHQAGVAGGSAVAPLLVYVFGIRGGILVAGLLLPTAILILRGRIRSLDDRAMPIPERELEILRSVDMFASLPAPELEGLAARLAVVKAAPGTAIVTEGETGHHLYVIEDGEVEVVRDGQPMAMLGPGDYFGEIALLRHVPRTATVVAKSHSTLLSLEREAFLEEVTGHPVVRKTVDLTVQERMRNE, from the coding sequence GTGAGGCGAAGGAGCCGGTCCCGGTCCCTCGTCGCCGTCAAGACGGTATTCGCCAACTTCGAGCTTCGGCGGGTGGAGCTCGCGTACCTGCTGTTCTACATCGCGAGGTGGGGGATGCGGGTCGCCATCCTCGTCTTCGCCTACCAACGCGGTGGGGTGGAGGAGGCCAGCCTCGTCGCGGTGATCATCGAGGTGCCGGCCGCGATCGTCGCTCCGATGGCGTCAGTGATCGGCGACGAGATCCGGCGGGATCGGGCGCTGCTCGCTGGGTACGTGGCGCAGGCCGCGGCCCTGGCGGGAACCGCCGGAGCGATCTATGCGGATGCTCCCAGCACCGTCGTTTACGGACTGACCGCGGTCGCGGCGGGATGCATGACGCTGACGCGTCCCGTGCAGTCGGCGCTCTTCCCGATGCTCGCGAACTCACCCGACCAGTTGGTCGCTGCGAACGTGGTCGCTGGGTCGATCTCCGCTGCGATGGCGTTCGTCGGTCCGGTCACGTCGGGCGTCCTGCTCGGCCTCGGCGGCGCGGAGCTCGCGCTGGCCGTGTACGGCGGACTGCTCTTGATCTCGGCGCCGCTCGTCGTCCGTCTCCAGCCGCATCCACCGCAGGCGCGGATCGGTGGTCACCCCCTCCACGAGGCGGCAGCCGGCTTCCGCGCCGTCGCTCGCGACCCGGACCAGCGACTGGTGGTCGGCCTCCTCCTCGGTCAGTCCTTCGTCCGAGGGTCGGTGGACGTGTTGGTGGTCGTCATCGCGCTGGAGCTCTTCGGGCTGCCATCCTCGGCTGTCGGCTTCCTCGCGTCGGCCCTGGGGGCGGGAGGACTCCTGGGGGCGGTGTGGGGGTTGCGGCTGGTGGGCAGGCCTTACCTGGCCGCCGCGATCGCTCTCGGTCTGCTCGTGTACGGGTTCGGGATATCGGCCGTCTCGCTGGCCGTGGTGGTCGCGATGGCCTTCGCGACCCTCGTCGGCGCCGGCTCCGGGCATGCCCTGGCCGACATGGCCGGACGGACCCTTCTACAGCGCATCGTGCCCGACCCGATCCTGGCCCGAGTGTTCGGCGTGCTCGAGGGACTGCATCAGGCGGGCGTCGCCGGCGGGTCCGCAGTGGCGCCGCTCCTCGTGTACGTCTTCGGGATCCGCGGAGGGATCCTCGTCGCCGGCCTCTTGTTGCCCACGGCGATCCTGATACTTCGCGGCCGGATCCGAAGCCTGGACGATCGCGCGATGCCGATCCCCGAGCGCGAGCTGGAGATCCTACGGTCGGTGGACATGTTCGCCTCACTACCTGCTCCCGAACTGGAGGGGCTCGCCGCGCGTCTTGCGGTGGTCAAGGCGGCGCCGGGTACCGCGATCGTGACCGAGGGGGAGACGGGCCATCACCTCTACGTGATCGAGGACGGCGAGGTAGAGGTCGTCCGGGACGGTCAACCCATGGCCATGCTCGGACCCGGCGACTACTTCGGGGAGATCGCGCTCCTTCGACACGTCCCGCGGACGGCGACCGTAGTGGCCAAGTCTCACTCGACGCTTCTCTCACTCGAACGCGAGGCCTTCCTCGAGGAGGTGACCGGTCATCCCGTCGTTCGCAAGACGGTGGACCTCACTGTGCAGGAGCGCATGCGGAACGAGTAG
- a CDS encoding ATP-binding protein: MERITIILGFCSTGVFLALAAIGVRRVLRGSAADRWLAGCFASLAAVLLATLVLPEKAPDWVGKVTICVILLFPYLLYRFTSSFHASNRRLDAVALAGFAVVAVVSLFLPSVTETGGQGRPAWLLAYLVLFLVYWCGLSTIVVARLSRSGQGHPTLTRRRMRLMSIAAAGLTVGVLIASAAPQGSATFELVLQLFVLASGIAFLLGFSPPRTLRLAWRTPEQEAARAAVSELLRAETATDVARVLLPHVAAIAGASGAAFVDPDGRVIDSHDATPQMLAAIASTGASDDGHHYERIPVSGHGSLVVWTTPYTPFFGKEDLDLVREHGAVAALALERADLLESERDSAAAAELAREVAERANQAKNEFMSSMSHELRTPMNAILGFGQLLQVAPLSEEDRDSVEHIVKAGRHLLELINEILDLSRIEAGRLTLSPEAVEVGELLHETVDLMRPTAANRAIAIEIDTIPDGVHVYADRQRLKQVLLNLLSNAVKYNRDAGRIDVRTTPIEPDRLRLVVVDTGPGIAAARMDGLFEPFERLGAEGTSIEGTGLGLALVKRLTEAMGGTIGVESDPGRGSTFWVELGVAESPVAAFERLNGQDDQAADEAPKHTLLLIEDNLSNLALIERILQARPGVALLSAMQGGLGLELARQHLPELILLDLHLPDITGSEVLHRLRADPATRETPVVIVSADATRGRIKRLQEEGANAYLTKPLDVVQLLTLIDDALMNGHAMRADAGT; the protein is encoded by the coding sequence GTGGAACGGATCACGATCATCCTCGGTTTCTGTTCCACCGGAGTCTTTCTCGCCCTTGCCGCGATAGGTGTGCGGCGGGTACTCCGCGGGAGCGCGGCCGATCGGTGGCTCGCCGGCTGCTTTGCCTCGCTCGCCGCGGTCCTGCTCGCGACGTTGGTGCTCCCCGAGAAGGCCCCCGATTGGGTGGGGAAGGTCACGATCTGCGTGATCCTCCTATTCCCGTACCTGCTCTATCGGTTCACCTCGTCTTTCCATGCATCGAACCGCCGGCTCGACGCCGTCGCGCTCGCGGGGTTCGCGGTCGTGGCGGTGGTGTCTCTGTTCCTGCCTTCGGTGACCGAAACGGGGGGCCAAGGCCGCCCCGCGTGGCTCCTGGCCTATCTGGTGCTGTTCCTCGTGTATTGGTGTGGGCTGTCGACGATCGTGGTTGCGCGCTTGTCGCGATCGGGGCAGGGGCATCCCACCCTCACGCGTCGGCGGATGCGCCTGATGAGCATCGCCGCGGCGGGGCTCACCGTGGGCGTCTTGATCGCGAGCGCCGCGCCACAGGGGTCAGCGACATTCGAGCTGGTCCTGCAGTTGTTCGTGCTTGCGTCTGGGATTGCATTCCTGCTGGGCTTCAGCCCGCCTCGGACCCTGCGCCTCGCGTGGCGAACCCCGGAGCAGGAGGCCGCCCGCGCCGCCGTCAGCGAGCTCTTGCGCGCCGAGACAGCCACGGACGTCGCCCGGGTGCTGCTGCCGCACGTCGCCGCCATCGCCGGCGCCTCGGGCGCCGCCTTCGTCGATCCGGACGGACGAGTCATCGACTCGCACGACGCAACACCCCAGATGTTGGCCGCGATCGCCTCAACGGGTGCGTCCGACGACGGACACCATTACGAGCGGATCCCCGTGAGCGGGCACGGGTCGCTCGTGGTGTGGACCACGCCGTACACGCCGTTCTTCGGCAAGGAGGATCTCGACCTCGTTCGCGAGCACGGAGCCGTCGCCGCCCTCGCGCTCGAGCGCGCCGACCTGCTCGAGAGCGAGCGCGACTCGGCGGCCGCGGCCGAGCTCGCCCGTGAAGTCGCCGAACGAGCGAACCAGGCCAAGAACGAGTTCATGTCCAGCATGAGCCACGAACTCCGGACGCCGATGAACGCCATCCTGGGTTTCGGCCAGCTGCTGCAGGTGGCGCCGCTCTCGGAGGAAGATCGCGACAGCGTCGAGCACATCGTCAAAGCCGGTCGCCATCTCCTCGAACTGATCAACGAGATCCTCGACCTTTCAAGGATCGAGGCGGGCCGCCTGACGCTCTCCCCGGAGGCCGTAGAGGTGGGAGAGCTGCTGCACGAGACCGTGGATCTGATGCGCCCGACGGCCGCCAACCGGGCCATCGCGATCGAGATAGACACAATCCCCGACGGAGTCCACGTCTACGCCGACCGACAACGCCTGAAGCAGGTGCTGCTCAACCTGCTCTCCAACGCGGTCAAGTACAACCGGGACGCAGGCCGCATCGACGTGCGGACCACTCCCATCGAGCCGGACCGCCTACGGCTGGTCGTCGTCGACACCGGACCGGGCATCGCGGCGGCTCGGATGGACGGATTGTTCGAGCCGTTCGAGCGCCTCGGCGCCGAGGGAACGTCGATCGAGGGCACCGGTCTCGGCCTTGCTCTCGTCAAGCGCCTCACGGAGGCGATGGGCGGCACGATCGGCGTCGAAAGCGATCCTGGTCGTGGGTCGACGTTCTGGGTTGAGCTCGGCGTGGCCGAGTCGCCCGTCGCCGCGTTCGAGCGACTCAACGGGCAGGACGACCAAGCGGCTGACGAAGCTCCGAAGCACACCCTGCTGCTGATCGAGGACAACCTGTCAAACCTGGCGCTCATCGAACGCATCCTCCAGGCAAGGCCCGGCGTCGCTCTGCTCTCGGCCATGCAGGGCGGGCTCGGTCTCGAACTGGCGCGGCAGCATCTTCCCGAGCTGATCCTGCTCGACCTCCACCTGCCCGACATCACTGGGAGCGAGGTCCTGCATCGGCTGCGGGCAGATCCAGCCACTCGCGAAACGCCCGTCGTCATCGTCAGCGCAGATGCGACCCGCGGACGGATCAAGCGCCTCCAGGAGGAGGGCGCGAACGCCTATCTGACCAAACCGCTCGACGTCGTCCAGCTGCTCACGCTGATCGACGACGCATTGATGAACGGACACGCGATGAGGGCCGATGCGGGCACTTGA
- a CDS encoding ABC transporter substrate-binding protein → MPVGESGSIVVGVSGAFPENQIVAELYAQVLERAGYTVERQLDLRSREVSQNALESGRIDLKPEYLSSLLLSMDRNARASDDPAYVAGQLRALLRPRGIAILKPSPAEDTNQFVANAKTAQRFDLTTMSSLTPVAGELTLGAPPECVQRAFCLPGLYRTYGIIFNDFLPLDVGGPQTVAALLNDEVQIGLLFSTDPRIREHGFVPLADDRSLQNAENITPVIRSEELNDEVREVLNSVSAELSSYTVTELVRQVVIDGEDVSTVARRFLTSNDLS, encoded by the coding sequence GTGCCAGTCGGAGAGAGCGGCTCGATCGTTGTCGGCGTCTCCGGCGCCTTCCCGGAGAACCAGATCGTGGCGGAATTGTATGCACAGGTCCTGGAACGCGCCGGCTACACCGTCGAGCGGCAGCTCGATCTGCGGTCCCGAGAGGTATCGCAGAACGCTTTGGAGTCGGGCCGGATCGATCTGAAACCGGAGTATCTCTCGTCCCTCCTCCTTTCCATGGACCGGAACGCGCGGGCCTCGGACGATCCGGCCTACGTCGCCGGCCAGCTGAGGGCCCTACTCCGACCCAGGGGGATCGCCATCCTCAAGCCATCGCCCGCGGAGGACACCAACCAGTTCGTGGCGAACGCGAAGACGGCGCAGCGTTTCGACTTGACCACGATGAGCTCCCTGACACCCGTGGCGGGGGAATTGACCCTCGGGGCGCCACCCGAATGCGTTCAGCGAGCGTTCTGCCTGCCCGGGCTCTACCGAACCTACGGCATCATCTTCAACGATTTCCTTCCGCTGGACGTCGGAGGCCCGCAGACCGTCGCTGCGCTTCTGAACGACGAGGTGCAGATCGGCCTGCTGTTCTCCACGGATCCACGCATCCGTGAGCACGGGTTCGTTCCACTCGCCGACGACAGGTCCCTCCAGAATGCGGAGAACATCACGCCCGTTATCCGGTCGGAGGAGCTCAACGACGAGGTCCGCGAGGTGCTCAACTCCGTCAGCGCCGAGCTCTCGAGCTACACGGTGACAGAACTCGTGCGGCAGGTCGTTATCGACGGTGAGGACGTGTCGACCGTGGCCCGACGATTCCTCACCTCGAACGATCTGTCGTAA
- a CDS encoding adenylate/guanylate cyclase domain-containing protein → MDSIDRSSSEERPSALLSLRRLRLRFREPSLEAAFRADQYRHNLGNIRFAFVAGIGLWVSWGFLLRPHMLALSDQRLDAAIRFGVFIPMLIIAFGLTFTRFFEREWEWVSVVIAIATLLTWVFYISQVLTLPAEYGYVGVILITAFTYTLLRLRFIFVVLITVVGIATYLPYAFTARYVVDVSRVLATLYLVSFGALGGLAAYRMERFTRQLFLRERQLDEERLRSDRLLLNILPQAIVDQLKTSSGGRIAQAFDEVSVVFADAVGSTDQAARCSPEAFADSLDALFRRFDEIADRHGLEKIKTIGDAYMAVAGAPVPVADHAEAAVAMALDMLAEARDIRWPSGDPIIVRGGVASGPAVAGVIGHKKFAYDLWGDTVNLASRLEEHGEPGRVLVSESTAVRLADRYDFAPTQILDVEGKGPTPIRVLLGRRADAPITVPSLAHPD, encoded by the coding sequence ATGGACTCGATCGACAGATCTTCTTCGGAGGAACGGCCGTCGGCGCTGCTCAGCCTTCGTCGGCTGCGGCTGCGGTTTCGCGAGCCGTCCCTCGAGGCGGCGTTCCGCGCCGATCAGTACCGGCACAATCTCGGCAACATCCGGTTCGCGTTCGTGGCGGGTATCGGGCTCTGGGTATCGTGGGGGTTCCTTCTGCGCCCCCACATGCTCGCCCTCTCCGACCAGAGGCTCGATGCAGCGATCCGGTTCGGCGTGTTCATCCCCATGTTGATCATCGCTTTCGGGCTCACGTTCACGCGGTTCTTCGAGCGCGAATGGGAGTGGGTATCGGTCGTCATCGCCATAGCGACCCTCCTGACGTGGGTCTTCTACATCTCGCAGGTGCTGACGTTGCCTGCGGAGTATGGCTATGTGGGTGTCATCCTGATCACCGCGTTCACCTACACGCTGCTGCGGCTGCGGTTCATCTTCGTCGTCCTGATCACGGTGGTCGGTATCGCGACATACCTGCCGTACGCGTTCACGGCTCGGTACGTCGTCGACGTGAGCCGAGTGCTGGCGACGCTCTACCTGGTCTCGTTTGGCGCCCTCGGTGGTCTGGCCGCGTATCGGATGGAACGTTTCACGCGCCAGCTATTCCTGCGGGAGCGCCAGCTCGACGAGGAACGGCTACGGTCCGACCGCCTGTTGCTGAACATCCTGCCGCAGGCCATCGTCGACCAGCTCAAGACCTCCTCGGGCGGACGCATCGCGCAGGCCTTCGATGAGGTCAGCGTGGTCTTCGCCGACGCGGTCGGCTCCACCGATCAGGCGGCGCGGTGCAGCCCCGAGGCGTTTGCCGATTCGCTCGACGCGCTCTTCCGGCGGTTCGACGAGATCGCCGACCGACACGGCCTCGAGAAGATCAAGACCATCGGAGACGCATACATGGCTGTCGCAGGTGCACCGGTTCCGGTCGCGGACCATGCTGAAGCCGCGGTTGCAATGGCCCTCGACATGCTTGCCGAAGCGAGAGACATCCGGTGGCCGTCGGGGGATCCGATCATCGTGCGGGGCGGCGTAGCCAGCGGGCCGGCCGTCGCCGGAGTGATCGGGCATAAGAAGTTCGCGTACGACCTGTGGGGAGATACCGTGAACCTCGCGAGCAGGCTGGAGGAGCATGGAGAGCCCGGTCGCGTCCTGGTCTCGGAGTCGACGGCTGTGCGACTGGCCGATCGGTACGACTTCGCGCCCACTCAGATTCTGGATGTCGAGGGCAAGGGCCCCACGCCCATCCGCGTCCTGCTGGGCCGCCGCGCGGATGCCCCAATCACAGTGCCGTCCTTGGCTCATCCGGATTGA
- a CDS encoding nitroreductase family deazaflavin-dependent oxidoreductase: MAGGRVRLPPRWFVVSAWYVHRLIVRVSGRRRGLWPPRSTKWGALRLTTRGRRTGEPRNVILGYFEDGPNLVAMAMNGWGAAEPAWWLNLQTHPDATVELAGGIRRQVLGRAAAGEERERLWQRFRELDPNLDAYAARRPRQTAVVVFEPRGD, encoded by the coding sequence ATGGCCGGAGGCAGAGTTCGCCTACCACCACGGTGGTTCGTCGTCAGCGCCTGGTACGTGCACCGTCTTATCGTCCGGGTGAGCGGTCGGCGAAGAGGACTGTGGCCACCTCGCTCGACTAAGTGGGGAGCCCTGAGGCTCACCACACGAGGTCGACGCACCGGCGAGCCGCGAAACGTGATCCTCGGCTACTTCGAGGATGGGCCCAACCTGGTCGCGATGGCCATGAACGGTTGGGGTGCAGCCGAACCTGCTTGGTGGCTGAATCTCCAGACCCACCCCGACGCGACCGTCGAGTTGGCCGGTGGTATCCGCCGCCAGGTGCTCGGGAGGGCCGCGGCAGGCGAGGAACGTGAACGGCTTTGGCAGCGTTTTCGCGAGCTAGACCCGAACCTCGACGCCTACGCTGCGCGACGCCCGCGACAGACTGCCGTGGTCGTCTTCGAGCCACGCGGCGACTGA
- a CDS encoding HD domain-containing phosphohydrolase — MRALDQKLGSSSDGEVRTAVDFASPGSDDASFGSLADSRILIVDDEPGNVQLLKRILVREGYRRVTGLSNPREAMAVIDEGRLDLVLLDLHMPVLDGYQILESITTSLDPARRALPVIVLTADATPEARRRALTSGAADFITKPFDVVEVALRIRNTLERQQLHSEVRRHNELLEDRVRARTMDLERAQLETFERLALAAEYRDDDTGKHTRRVGGVARAIAEQLGMAANDLDLLERAAGLHDVGKIGVPDGILLKPDRLTPEEFEVVKTHTVIGARILSGSHSPLLQLGEIIAGSHHERWDGRGYHGLAGEDIPLHARITTLADALDAMTTDRPYRAARSREEAIEEIRRERGGQFDPNVVDVFLDLGIDSLRHASSVVDGQV; from the coding sequence ATGCGGGCACTTGATCAAAAGCTCGGTTCGAGCTCGGATGGAGAGGTCCGCACCGCCGTCGACTTTGCGTCGCCCGGGAGCGACGACGCATCGTTCGGTTCATTGGCCGATTCGAGGATCCTGATCGTGGACGACGAGCCGGGCAATGTGCAGCTCCTCAAGCGGATCCTGGTTCGCGAGGGCTACCGCCGCGTGACCGGGCTGTCGAATCCGCGCGAGGCGATGGCCGTGATCGACGAAGGTCGACTCGACCTGGTTCTCCTCGACCTCCATATGCCCGTCCTGGACGGGTACCAGATCCTGGAATCGATCACGACCTCGCTCGATCCCGCGCGTCGCGCACTGCCAGTCATCGTGCTGACGGCCGACGCGACGCCGGAGGCACGCCGCCGAGCGCTCACGTCCGGCGCCGCGGACTTCATCACCAAGCCGTTCGACGTGGTCGAGGTCGCCCTTCGGATCCGAAACACGCTGGAACGGCAACAACTCCACTCCGAGGTGCGCCGGCACAACGAGCTCCTGGAAGACCGCGTCCGGGCCCGCACCATGGACCTCGAACGCGCCCAACTGGAGACCTTCGAGCGCCTTGCCTTGGCGGCCGAGTACCGCGACGACGACACCGGCAAACACACGCGTCGAGTCGGGGGCGTCGCCAGGGCGATCGCGGAACAGCTGGGAATGGCCGCCAACGATCTCGACCTGCTCGAGCGGGCCGCCGGGCTCCACGACGTCGGGAAGATCGGCGTCCCCGACGGGATCCTGCTGAAGCCGGATCGCCTCACGCCGGAGGAGTTCGAGGTCGTCAAGACCCACACGGTGATCGGGGCGCGGATCCTGTCGGGAAGTCATTCCCCGCTTCTCCAGCTAGGAGAGATCATCGCGGGCTCGCACCACGAGCGGTGGGACGGGCGCGGGTATCACGGGCTTGCCGGTGAAGACATCCCACTTCATGCGCGCATCACCACGCTCGCTGATGCGCTCGACGCGATGACCACCGATCGTCCTTACCGAGCCGCGCGATCCAGAGAAGAAGCGATTGAAGAGATCCGACGGGAGCGCGGGGGCCAGTTCGATCCCAACGTGGTGGATGTCTTCCTGGACCTCGGGATCGATTCCCTGCGACATGCCTCCAGCGTGGTAGACGGCCAGGTGTAG